From Aspergillus luchuensis IFO 4308 DNA, chromosome 2, nearly complete sequence:
TACGATTGGGACACGTGGTAGTCTTACTATAAGACGTTTCCAAATTAGGATGTGCCCTAGTCACAGGCCGGCGACGACGGAAGTTTCTTCTACATATCAAACTATGAGTTGACCAGCACCAACTATTAATAGCCAATTGGGTTATCTACACATAAGTCTCACAGCACATAGACAACAATAGTTGACATTCATGCCTGAATAGTATCATCCAATGGAGAGCCCCGAAATAGGGCCCCTTCCAATGACCGGAGTGAGGGTAAAAAAATAGCAAGTAAGTTGGCGCACTCATTGTTCAGCATCACATAGTAACATCAACCGCGATTTCTCCACACATTTCACAGATacctaaaataaaatacgCTCATGAAAGTGATATAAACCGGAATCAATAATAAATGTCGACGATGACCTAGAGGCGCATGCCTCTGACGGACGTTGGATTGTCGAACTGCCTCAGAAGGAAACACGGCACGGGGGTCACTCGGATGAGTATCGAAGACTGCTTTCCGGGGAGGATATTGAGGCCGCCATATCACGCATGACAGTGGAACTAGGTGACAGGTAAGAATTATGTAGCACATGAGAACAACAGGAGGGTACAGCAAGGTGGTCATAAGATGAAGTTGCCAgtcgggatgatgatgatgatatctcTCGATGATACCGACCACCGAATGGAAGATGCCGGCGAGGGCTCCAAATACAAAGAGGACGTTGAAGCCAACTCTAGCATCCCATAAGTCCCTTTTCAACTGTCTCATTCGCGTGGGGACCTTGCTGGGATTGTTCCAAGTGTTCTGGGCACTGCCTGTCACTAGGGACCTACCCCCCTGTGAACCGAATATATGGAATTGTATGAGAGTACAGATTCGGTCTTTGCCCGGTTTGTCAGTTATACGTTGTACATATAGTATCAGGGTTGGGAGACGGCAAGACCGACCTGCACATAACCACAGTTCACCAAAATGAGAAAATACGGACAAGCGAAATCCCATTGCTGCCGCCTTCAGCCATTCGTACAGGAAAACGAGTCCAAACGCTATcagggatgatgggatcTGGACCTGGAGTAGATGGTGTGGCACCAGCGCTTGACGTGATATTAACGCAGGAGCGATTATCGCACAACCGATACTCTGACCCAGTGGTGACAAAACCCAATAAATACCAAAGTATGCCATAGAGTATCTCAACGGAGTCGGGATAGACTCCCTAGATGGTGCCCAGGGTGTAGCGATCATCTCTGTCAGGCCAGTGAGCCATCGTCGGTTCTGCCGGACATGACCTTCCAACGAGGTTGGCACGCGTCCCAGTTGCAGCATTTCAGTGAGATATACGACGCGCTTCCCGTACGCTGGCAGAATAAACGATAGAGTGATGTCCTCCACTTCATTCAGAGTTGGAAATCCGCCCACCTGGACGGCTAAATCGCGGCGCATAAGACATCCCGAAGTTGTTGCTAGACTCGATCCCATTTCGTCCATCTTGGGCAAGATCACCTCGAAGAACATCGCCAGGCTTTGATCAAGTGGGTCCCCTTGGGGAAAATTATAGTAGTCTTGCCTTGAACTTACGATTCCAACACTGTCATCCCCCAACATATGAGGAAGCGTGGCTCGCAGAAAGTTGGGAGCAGGCAGAAAGTCTGAATCGAAGATGGCAATAAGCTCAGGCGGCTTGTCCATTCCTCCCTGGATATCAAACAAGCCAAAGTTCAGGTTGCCTGCTTTTGCAAAGACTTTCTGGCTCGGCTTAGTTCCTCTGCTGTAGTATAGGAGGTTTGGCCAGGTATGTTGCAACTCTTCTACCGCCTGTCGTAGTTCCAGAGAgtttc
This genomic window contains:
- a CDS encoding glycosyltransferase family 2 protein (COG:M;~EggNog:ENOG410Q1IT;~InterPro:IPR001173,IPR029044;~PFAM:PF00535,PF13641;~TransMembrane:2 (i21-38o44-64i)) — protein: MEPAIRRLAQTYVGHVRRVSLSFCTLYMALRLSCLICAPETNYWMWVVLIFEALWTYQSLSIELPRQTEEMSKRLHLTMNHALPSVDIMLPCCGEPIEIICDTIHAACVIDYPQTAFRVLILDDGNSLELRQAVEELQHTWPNLLYYSRGTKPSQKVFAKAGNLNFGLFDIQGGMDKPPELIAIFDSDFLPAPNFLRATLPHMLGDDSVGIVSSRQDYYNFPQGDPLDQSLAMFFEVILPKMDEMGSSLATTSGCLMRRDLAVQVGGFPTLNEVEDITLSFILPAYGKRVVYLTEMLQLGRVPTSDDRYTLGTI